In the Gallaecimonas pentaromativorans genome, one interval contains:
- the tsaA gene encoding tRNA (N6-threonylcarbamoyladenosine(37)-N6)-methyltransferase TrmO: MGAFSFTAIGHIESPYAEKFAVPRQPGLVKSARARLVLAPPYRGDALRGIEAFSHLWLSFVFHEHLGRDWQPLVRPPRLGGNAKTGVFASRSTFRPNPMGLSVVELLAVDAASGVLTLGGVDLVDGTPILDIKPYLPYADALPEARGGYAPEPPAALNVAWLPEAQAALNALGKGELEGFISEVLAQDPRPAYKKQQVDERQYGVTLAGLNVRFRVHPQGVEVEEITRFTKPSA, encoded by the coding sequence ATGGGCGCCTTTTCATTTACCGCCATCGGCCATATCGAAAGCCCCTACGCCGAGAAGTTTGCCGTACCCCGCCAGCCGGGGCTGGTGAAGTCGGCAAGGGCGAGACTGGTGCTGGCCCCTCCTTACCGGGGCGATGCCTTGCGCGGCATCGAGGCCTTTTCGCACCTGTGGTTGAGCTTTGTTTTTCACGAACACCTAGGCCGCGACTGGCAGCCGCTGGTGCGCCCGCCGCGCCTTGGCGGCAACGCCAAAACCGGGGTCTTTGCCAGCCGCTCTACCTTCAGGCCCAACCCCATGGGGCTCTCGGTGGTGGAACTACTGGCAGTAGACGCCGCCAGCGGCGTTTTGACCCTGGGCGGGGTTGATTTGGTGGACGGCACACCCATCCTCGACATCAAGCCCTACCTGCCCTACGCCGATGCCCTACCCGAGGCCCGTGGCGGTTATGCCCCAGAGCCGCCAGCGGCGCTCAATGTGGCGTGGCTGCCCGAGGCGCAGGCGGCGCTGAACGCCTTGGGCAAAGGCGAGCTGGAGGGCTTTATCAGCGAGGTATTGGCGCAAGACCCAAGGCCTGCCTACAAAAAGCAGCAGGTCGATGAGCGCCAGTACGGGGTGACCCTTGCCGGCCTTAACGTGCGTTTTCGCGTTCACCCCCAAGGGGTGGAAGTGGAAGAGATAACCCGCTTTACTAAGCCAAGTGCTTGA
- a CDS encoding ABC transporter substrate-binding protein gives MLRLALAFTLLLLSRPLFADPLVLQLRWHHQPQFAGYYVALYKGYYKDAGLDVTIRGGNANRFPVNEVFEGRAQFGVGNMEVLSFWAEGYPFVALAAIYQHSPSVLVARTDSGIKSVKDLVGHKVMFFPGGLDPEILAMLNKAGIKPSQLIRQDTSTNIQDFIAGKVDAFNAYLTNEPYQLDKLGLPYVILDPRAMGMDFYSDILFTSTPFLKEHPQEVAKFRAASLKGWDYALDHPQEALAIISNHYQTDKSQGHMRFELDTARQLIMPDLVSIGHMNPRRWQHIADILAESGQIPKVDNISDFLYHPGPQTRTGYWPWLLMLLLLPPPLYLLWRWRLAQKRLYRNMARLAKLEHRLDHDAATGLPTRGRLCRMVQKGDLDAWLVMIHVDNLRAINLDAGFAGGDKQLKALGQRLKKECLPDDILAKGDGARLLLYLPRRNHPHGESFAEALCLQLGPPLGLVLSWAVLAVTDRQNVDKLLARLEEKRQGHRGF, from the coding sequence ATGCTGCGTTTGGCCCTTGCCTTCACCCTGCTGCTGTTAAGCCGCCCGCTTTTTGCCGACCCGTTGGTGTTGCAGCTGCGCTGGCACCACCAGCCCCAGTTCGCCGGTTACTACGTGGCGCTGTACAAGGGCTATTACAAGGACGCGGGCCTGGATGTGACCATTCGCGGGGGCAACGCCAACCGCTTCCCGGTCAACGAGGTGTTTGAAGGCCGCGCCCAGTTCGGAGTGGGCAACATGGAGGTGCTGAGCTTTTGGGCCGAGGGTTATCCCTTTGTGGCCCTGGCCGCCATCTACCAGCACTCCCCTTCGGTGCTGGTGGCCCGCACCGACAGCGGCATCAAGAGCGTAAAAGACTTGGTGGGCCACAAGGTGATGTTCTTCCCCGGCGGCCTGGACCCGGAGATCCTCGCCATGCTGAACAAGGCCGGTATCAAACCCAGCCAGCTCATCCGCCAAGACACCTCCACCAATATCCAGGATTTTATCGCCGGCAAGGTAGACGCCTTTAACGCCTACCTCACCAACGAGCCTTATCAGCTGGATAAACTGGGGCTGCCTTATGTGATCCTCGACCCGCGCGCCATGGGCATGGATTTTTACTCCGACATCCTCTTTACCTCCACCCCCTTCCTCAAAGAACACCCGCAAGAGGTGGCCAAATTCCGGGCCGCGTCCCTCAAAGGATGGGACTATGCCCTGGACCACCCCCAGGAAGCCCTGGCTATTATCAGTAACCACTACCAGACCGACAAATCCCAGGGCCACATGCGCTTTGAACTGGATACCGCCCGCCAGTTGATCATGCCGGATCTGGTGAGCATCGGGCACATGAACCCCAGGCGCTGGCAGCACATTGCCGACATCCTCGCCGAGAGCGGTCAAATTCCCAAAGTCGATAACATCAGCGATTTTCTCTACCACCCAGGCCCGCAAACCCGCACCGGCTATTGGCCCTGGCTGCTGATGCTGCTGCTGTTGCCGCCACCGCTGTATTTGCTGTGGCGCTGGCGCCTTGCCCAGAAGCGGCTGTATCGCAACATGGCGCGGCTGGCCAAATTGGAGCATCGCCTGGACCACGACGCCGCCACCGGCCTGCCCACCCGTGGCCGGCTGTGCCGGATGGTGCAAAAGGGTGATTTAGATGCCTGGTTGGTGATGATCCACGTCGATAACCTGCGGGCCATCAACCTCGATGCCGGCTTTGCCGGCGGCGATAAACAGTTAAAGGCCTTGGGCCAGCGCTTAAAAAAAGAGTGCCTGCCGGACGATATCCTGGCCAAGGGCGACGGCGCCCGGCTGCTACTTTATCTGCCGCGCCGCAACCACCCCCATGGCGAGAGCTTTGCCGAGGCCCTTTGCCTGCAATTAGGGCCGCCGCTGGGTCTGGTGTTGTCCTGGGCGGTACTGGCGGTAACCGACCGCCAGAACGTCGACAAACTGCTGGCCCGCCTCGAAGAAAAACGCCAGGGCCACCGGGGCTTCTAG
- a CDS encoding proline--tRNA ligase yields MRTSQYLLSTLKETPADAEVKSHQLMMRAGMVRKIAAGLYTWLPTGLRTLRKVEAVVRDEMEKAGAIEVSMPVVQPAELWQESGRWEDYGPELCRIKDRGNREFVLGPTHEEVITALVRGEVSSYKQLPLNLFQIQTKFRDEVRPRFGVMRGREFLMKDAYSFHLDKASLEDTYQRMHRAYCNIFTRLGLDFRPVVADTGSIGGSASHEFQVLAESGEDVIAISNGSDFAANVEMAEALAPSTERAAPTGELAELDTPNAKTIDELVSQFGIAIEKTVKTLIVKGASEEAPLVALLVRGDHELNDIKAEKLPQVASPFAFADEADIRAAIGAGPGSLGPVGLKLPVIVDRSVAVMSDFAAGANVDGKHHTHINWDRDAQFTAVADIRNVVAGDPSPCGKGTIELKRGIEVGHIFQLGTKYSEAMKATVLSEQGKATVMEMGCYGIGVSRVVAAAIEQNHDDKGIIWPDAIAPFQVVIIPMNMHKSHRVQDAAERLYAELTGAGIEVLFDDRKERPGVMFADMELIGIPHSIIIGERGLDNDLVEYKNRRDGEKVELAISDVLATLKGHLGQ; encoded by the coding sequence ATGCGTACCAGCCAATACCTGCTGTCCACTCTCAAGGAAACCCCAGCCGACGCTGAGGTTAAAAGCCACCAGTTGATGATGCGTGCCGGCATGGTGCGTAAAATCGCCGCCGGTCTCTACACCTGGCTGCCCACCGGTCTTCGCACCCTGAGAAAGGTGGAAGCGGTGGTGCGCGACGAAATGGAAAAGGCCGGGGCCATTGAAGTGTCCATGCCGGTGGTGCAACCTGCCGAGCTGTGGCAAGAATCCGGCCGCTGGGAAGACTACGGCCCTGAGCTTTGCCGCATCAAGGACCGTGGCAACCGCGAATTTGTGCTGGGCCCGACCCACGAAGAAGTGATCACCGCCCTGGTGCGCGGTGAGGTGAGCAGCTACAAGCAGTTGCCCCTGAACCTCTTTCAGATTCAGACCAAGTTCCGCGACGAAGTGCGCCCCCGTTTCGGGGTGATGCGTGGCCGCGAGTTCCTGATGAAGGACGCCTACTCCTTCCATCTGGACAAGGCCAGCCTGGAAGACACCTACCAGCGCATGCACCGGGCCTACTGCAACATCTTCACCCGCCTGGGCCTGGATTTTCGCCCCGTGGTGGCCGACACCGGCTCCATTGGCGGCAGCGCCTCCCATGAGTTCCAGGTGCTGGCCGAGAGCGGCGAAGATGTAATTGCCATCTCCAACGGCTCCGACTTTGCCGCCAACGTGGAAATGGCCGAAGCCCTGGCCCCCAGCACCGAGCGCGCCGCCCCTACTGGCGAGCTGGCCGAGCTGGACACCCCCAATGCCAAGACCATCGATGAGCTGGTGAGCCAGTTCGGTATTGCCATTGAGAAAACGGTCAAAACCCTTATCGTCAAAGGCGCCAGCGAAGAAGCCCCGCTGGTGGCGCTGCTGGTCCGTGGCGACCATGAGCTGAACGACATCAAAGCCGAGAAGCTGCCCCAGGTGGCCAGCCCCTTCGCCTTTGCCGACGAAGCCGACATTCGCGCCGCCATCGGTGCCGGCCCCGGCTCCCTGGGCCCGGTTGGCCTGAAATTGCCGGTGATTGTTGACCGCAGCGTAGCGGTGATGAGCGATTTTGCCGCCGGCGCCAACGTCGATGGCAAGCACCACACCCACATCAACTGGGACCGCGACGCGCAATTTACCGCCGTTGCCGATATCCGCAACGTGGTGGCTGGTGACCCCAGCCCCTGCGGCAAAGGCACCATCGAGCTCAAGCGCGGTATCGAAGTGGGCCACATCTTCCAGTTGGGTACCAAGTACTCCGAAGCCATGAAGGCCACGGTATTGTCCGAGCAGGGCAAGGCCACCGTCATGGAAATGGGCTGCTACGGCATCGGTGTCTCCCGGGTGGTGGCCGCTGCCATCGAGCAGAACCATGACGACAAAGGCATCATCTGGCCGGACGCCATCGCCCCCTTCCAGGTGGTGATCATCCCCATGAACATGCACAAGTCGCACCGGGTGCAGGACGCCGCCGAGAGGCTCTACGCCGAACTGACCGGCGCCGGTATCGAAGTGCTGTTCGATGACCGTAAAGAGCGCCCCGGCGTGATGTTTGCCGACATGGAGCTGATTGGTATTCCCCACAGCATCATCATCGGCGAGCGCGGCCTCGACAACGACTTGGTGGAATACAAAAACCGCCGCGACGGCGAGAAGGTGGAGCTGGCC